The Aliiroseovarius sediminilitoris region GACACGCCGCGCTTGCCCTAACGATAGCCGGGGGCGTAACACTTCATACCAAGGGAAACTGGAGGAAGTGCACCATGGCATACAAAGATGTTTACGCTGCTTGGCAGGCAGACCCGGAAGCTTTCTGGATGGATGCCGCCAAGGCGATCAGTTGGGACAAGCCGCCCTCGAAAGCGCTCTTTGACGAAAACGCACCGCTTTACGAGTGGTTTTCGGACGGATTGGTGAACACATGCTATAACGCGGTTGACCGTCATGTCGAAAACGGTCGCGGCGATCAGGTGGCGATCATCTATGACAGCCCGATCACAGGACGGCAGGCCAAAATTACCTTCGCGGACCTGCGAAACCGTGTTGCAGCGCTGGCGGGTGCGTTGAAGGCAAAAGGTGTCGAAAAAGGCGACCGCGTTATCATCTACATGCCCATGGTGCCCGAAGCCTTGATGGCAATGCTGGCTGTCACCCGCATCGGAGCGGTGCATTCTGTCGTGTTCGGCGGATTTGCCTCGAACGAATTGGCGGTACGTATCGATGATGCGAAGCCCAAGGCAATCATTGCGGCCTCATGCGGGATCGAACCGGGGCGCGTCATTGCTTATAAACCGCTTCTGGATGGGGCGATCGACATCGCGACGCAAAAGCCAAAGTTCACCGTCATCCTGCAACGCGAGGAAGCGACCGCCGATCTGACCGATGGGCGTGATTATGATTGGACCGAGTTGGAAGCATCGGCGGAACCGGCGGATTGCTTGCCAGTAGAAGGCAACCACCCAGCCTATATCCTTTACACCTCCGGCACGACCGGTCAGCCAAAGGGCGTGATCCGCCACACCGGCGGTCATCTTGTCGCGCTGAACTGGACGATGAAAAACATCTACAATGTCGATCCCGGCGACGTGTTCTGGGCGGCGTCCGATGTAGGTTGGGTCGTAGGGCACAGCTATATCACCTATGGCCCGCTGATCCACGGCAACACCACCATCGTGTTCGAGGGCAAGCCGGTTGGAACCCCCGACGCGGGCACCTTCTGGCGGGTGATTTCGGAACACAAGGTCAAAAGCTTCTTCACCGCCCCCACCGCCTTTCGCGCCGTGAAACGGGAGGATCCCAAGGGCGAGTTTGTCAGAAAATACGATCTGTCTTGCCTGAAACAGGTCTATCTGGCTGGGGAACGTGCTGATCCTGACACCATCGTCTGGGCACAGGAGCAGCTGAAAGTTCCCGTGATCGACCATTGGTGGCAGACCGAAACGGGTTATGCGATCGCAGCCAACCCGCTTGGAATCGAGGAACTTCCCGTGAAACTCGGCTCGCCATCGGTGCCGATGCCCGGATATGACGTGCAAATTCTGGATGAGGGAGGTCATCCGGTGGCCGCGGGCGAACTGGGTGCCATCGCCATCAAACTACCCCTCCCTCCTGGCACGCTGCCCAGCCTCTGGAACGCAGAAGACCGGTTCAAATCCAGCTATCTGAACACTTTTCCCGGTTACTATGAGACAGGCGACGCTGGTTACAAAGATGAAGACGGATATCTTTACATCATGGCCCGCACCGACGACGTGATCAACGTCGCTGGCCACCGTCTGTCTACAGGCGCGATGGAGGAGGTTCTGGCCTCGCACCCGGACGTGGCCGAATGTGCCGTGATCGGCGTCACCGACCAATTGAAAGGGCAGTTGCCCTTGGGCATGATCTGCCTGAATGCTGGCACGGATCGGCCGGAAGAGGACGTGACCGCCGAATGTGTCAGGCTGGTGCGTGAAAAGATCGGCCCAGTCGCGGCCTTCAAGCTGTGCATCGTGGTGGATCGTCTGCCGAAAACGCGGTCGGGTAAAATCCTGCGCGCTACCATGGTGTCTATCGCGGACGGTAAGGATTACAAGATGCCGGCGACCATCGACGATCCGGCCATTTTGAATGAAATCCAAGAGGCGCTGCAAAGCCTTGGCTACGCCGACTGACACGGGATTTCAAGCACGCAAAACTCATCCGGCCACGCGTCGGATGAGTTTTTTTTTGGCTTTTCAGCCGCGGGGTGGCTAGAACCAACCGGGACAAGAAAACTTGTGCACGTGAACTGGGGGGAAGATGGCGATAGAGGAACGGGGCAATCCCGGCGCCACCGGATTGTTCAATACAGATGCGAACGCGCGATCCCCGGTCGTAATGGTTTTAGCCCCGCCTGCGCTTAACGACCTGTGTCCCGCCACGGTTTTCAAGTCTCTTGATTGCGAGATCAGGTATGCAAACTCGATTGCAGAAGCAAAGATCATTGCCGAGGATGATATCGTTGATATCGCCCTCCTACCGCTCGACGTAAACGGACGCAGCGTTTTGCCGCTTATTCGCGATTTGATAAAGCGAAACGCCGAACAAGCGATCATCGTTGTGTCAAAAAGCAACCAGATCAATGATGCAGCCGAAGCCATGCGCTTGGGTGCATTGGACTGTATCTTTGTGCCATTCACACATAACCGCCTGGAAAAGACTGTCAGCCAAGTGCTTCAAAAAATTGGTGGTATTCGCAAAGCGCAAGACGGAACAATCGCAATCTCCAAACCGCGCGCGCGGCTGGCCCCTGCGCACAAGGCTGGCTCTGGCCACGCTGCGCATGCGGATCCGCATTGGATCAGGCACGGCATGGTCCTGTCTGATCTGTCCATGAATCCTGTCCTACACGCGCTGGACACAATCGCCTCATCGGATGCCCCAATCTATATCCAAGGCGAAACCGGCACAGGAAAAGAGCTTCTGGCCCGTGCGCTTCACGCGGAAAGCAACCGGTCTGCTGGCCCGTTCGTAGTTGTCGATTGTGCCCGACTGGAACCTGACACCCTGACGCATCAGGTTTTTGCCGATGGCCGCAACGGTTCGAAAGGCACTGCCAGCACAGCCGATGGTGGAACTTTGTTCCTGGACGAAATCGCGCGAACGGATCTACGGGTGCAAGAACAGCTGATGCGATTTCTTGAAAACGGTGACATCGCACCACTTGGTGCGCTTGATGCAGCCAAGGTGGATGCGCGCATCATTTGTGCTAGCTCCGAAGACACCCGCGCAGAAATCAAAGCAGGTCGGCTTCGCGAGGATCTTTATTACCGCCTGCATGTTGTGCCGATAACACTGCCAGCCCTGCGTGACCGGGGCGAAGACATTCTGGTCATCGCCAATACGAAACTGGTCCAAACGGCGCGGCAAGAAGGGCGCAGGTTTCGGGGCTTCACACCCGGCGCCGCTGGTATTCTGGTATCGCATCCATGGCCCGGCAACATTCGCCAACTCGTCAATGTCATTTGGAATATCGTGCTGCACCATGATGGGGATCTGGTCACAGCCGACATGCTGCCGGTGGATCTTCTGGCTGGGCTGCCCGATCCCGACAACAGCGCAGGGCTGCAAGCAACTTTGGCGGACACGGGTCTGCTGGGGCGACCATTGGCAGAAATCGAGCGCATCGTCATCGAAGAAACGATCCGAGCGCAGGGCGGCTCTATCCCGCGGGCGGCACAGGTTCTGGACGTGTCACCCTCGACGATCTATCGCAAACGGGAACACTGGACGCAAAAATGACGCCAGCGGCTAGACGAACTGCTCGCGGATCAGGCGTTCTTCCAAACCATGTCCGGGATCGAACAGAATGCGGTGTGCAATCTCTTTATCCGATTTGATTTCCACCGAAACCACGTCGCGAACGGACCGCCCGTCCGCATCGGCCATCACCGGTCGTTTTTCATGCTCCATCACATCGAACCGCACCACGGCGTTCTTTGGCAGCAAGGCACCACGCCATCTGCGCGGGCGAAACGCGGCCATCGCCGTCAGGGCCAGCACATCCGATCCGATGGGCAGGATCGGTCCGTGCGCGGAATAGTTATACGCCGTTGATCCTGCGGCCGTACAAAGCAGTGCGCCGTCGCACACCAGTTCCGGCAGTCGCACCCGGCCATCGACACTGATCTGCAACTTCGCCGCCTGTGGGCCAGCACGCAGCAGGCTGACTTCGTTGATCGCAAGTGCTTTGTGCACGCTGCCATCCGCCCCTTCCGCCCGCATGGCAAGTGGGTTGATCACCTCTTCTTCGGCGGCGATCAGGCGTTCGACAAGATCGTCAGTGGAATACTCGTTCATCAGAAACCCGACCGTGCCGCAGTTCATGCCATAGACCGGGGCTGTCAGCGCTTGTGTCTCGTGCAGGGTTTGCAACATGAAGCCATCGCCCCCCAAGGCAACGATGACGTCTGCGTCTTTCACGTCCTTGTTGCCATAGCGGGCCACCAGTTCCTCTTTCGCGGTCTTTGCAATTTGCGCATTGCTTGCGACGAAAGCGATGTTTTGGCTCATATTTGGGTTTCCCATGCGTGTCCCGTGGTTTCCGAAAGAAACACATGTTTCCGCAAAGTGCCAGAAATTGCCGCGTCTTTCCGCAGCCATGTCGCTTTCCGGTCTTTGCGATCTGGATTGTTTCCGATAGGAAATCCGGACATCAGGCTTCCAATCCAAGGAATACGCGCATGACTGCCACCCGTGACCAAGGTTTCTTCACCGAATCCCTCGCCTCTCGCGACCCAGAGCTTTATCGGTCGATCACCGACGAACTTGGCCGCCAACGCGACGAGATCGAGTTGATAGCATCGGAAAACATCGTGTCCGCCGCCGTGATGGAGGCGCAAGGCTCAGTGCTGACCAACAAATACGCCGAAGGTTATCCGGGGCGGCGCTACTATGGAGGCTGCCAATATGTCGACATGGCCGAAAATCTGGCCATCGACCGCGCCAAGAAGCTGTTTGACTGCGAGTTTGCCAATGTGCAGCCAAATTCGGGCAGCCAAGCCAACCAAGGCGCCTTCATGGCGATGATCCAGCCGGGCGACACGATCCTTGGCATGAACCTTGCTTCCGGCGGGCACCTGACGCACGGTGCGGCCCCAAACCAGTCGGGCAAATGGTTCAACGCGGTTCAATATGGTGTGCGCAAGCAGGACAACCTGATCGACTATGACGAAGTGCAGGCGCTGGCCACCGAACATAAGCCGAAGCTGATTATCGCCGGTGGCTCGGCCATCCCGCGGCAGATCGATTTTGCCAGGTTCCGTGAAATCGCCGACAGCGTAGGTGCCTTTTTGCTGGTGGACATGGCCCACTTTGCGGGTCTTGTCGCGGCTGGCGAGCACCCCTCGCCCTTCCCCTATGCCGATGTGGCGACCACCACGACCCACAAAACATTGCGTGGCCCGCGTGGCGGCATGATCCTGACCAACCGCGAGGATCTGGCCAAGAAGATCAACTCTGCCATTTTCCCGGGCATTCAGGGCGGCCCCCTGATGCACGTGATCGCCGCGAAGGCCGTTGCGTTTGGCGAAGCCCTTCGCCCCGAGTTCAAGGAATACCAAAAGCAAGTGCGTGCCAATGCCGTGGCGCTGGCAGATCAGTTGATGAAGGGCGGCCTGGACATCGTGACCGGCGGCACCGACACCCACGTCATGCTGGTGGATCTGCGACCCAAAGGTGTGACGGGAAATATCGTCGATAAGGCGCTTGGCCGCGCGCATATCACCTGCAACAAGAACGGCATTCCTTTTGACCCGGAAAAACCCACCGTGACCTCGGGCATTCGTCTTGGCACACCCGCTGGTACCACCCGCGGGTTTGGCGAGGCCGAGTTCCGCGAGATCGCTGACCTGATCGTCGAAGTGGTCGACGGGCTGGCCGCAAACGGGGCGGACGGAAATGCAGATGTCGAAGCAGCGGTGAAGGCGAAAGTCGCCGCATTATGTGCTCGTTTCCCGCTGTATCCGAACCTTTAAGGGGCAGCTGACAGCCAGCGAGACTTACATATTTTCGACTACAATTGCACGGAAAGCTCCGGTTTTCAGATCGGGGCTTTCATTTTTGCAATATTGCGCGACATTCCCGTGGCAACGATCAAACCAATCCGCGCCAGATAAGTATCCCGGCGACCAAAGCGATCACGATCAGAAGATTCATCAGAACGCTGGCCGAGACATTCACGGCGATGCCCCGCCGCCGATCCCAGACGTCAAGGTTCAGCAGGTAGTGCTCGATCGCATCGGCCGCTTTCTCAAGTCGTTTTGAATCCACTTGTCGCCCCAGACGTGGATGATCTGACAGCTTCAACGCTTCGATCAATATGGCACCGTCGCGGCGCAAATGACGAGGCAACAACCGCCCGGCGCGGCGCAACTTGGTTTCAAACCCCGAACCGCGAATGTCCAACCGCTGTTCAAGCAGTTGGGCCAGCCGATCTGTTCTTGCGCGTATATCCACGTGGGCTTCCGCCTTGCTCGATCCGTCTTCGCCGCCATCTTATCGGTATCGCCTGTGTTTGCGAAAGGGTCCAGCCGAATAAAAGGGGGGTTCAAGCGCGACCGCCGCCACGCTATCAAACCTCATGCTTGAGATGCAGACATACGGCACCGATACGGTGCACCCGCCCGTCCTGATCGCACACGGCCTTTTTGGCTCTGCACGCAACTGGGGCGTTATCGCCAAACGGATGTCGGCCACTCGCCGTGTGGTGTGTGTGGACATGCGAAATCACGGGCAAAGCCCCTGGACCCAGAGCCACAGTTATCCTGACCTGGCCACTGATCTGGCCGAGGTTGTGAGCGCGCTAGGCGGCACGGTGGATATCATCGGACATTCGATGGGTGGCAAGGCCGCGATGGTGTTCGCGTTGTCTCGCCCCGGAATGGTGCGCCGACTTCTGGTCGCGGATATCGCCCCGGTCGGCTATTCCCACAGCCAACAATCCATGATCACCGCAATGCGCAGCATCGACCTGTCACAGATCGAAACCCGAGGGGATGCCGACAGACAATTGGCGCGGGCTGTCGATGAGGCTTCGGTGCGTGCATTCCTGTTGCAGTCGCTGGATGTCAAGGCGCGGGAATGGCGTCTGAATCTTGATGTGCTGGAACGCGACATGGATTTGATCGTTGGCTTCCCAGACGTCAGCGGGCAGTTCACTGGTGCCACATTGTTTCTGTCCGGGGGCCTGTCTGACTATGTTCTGCCTGACCACCGCCCCATCATCAAAAAGTTATTCCCAACAGCAAGGCACGCCAAGATCCCACAGACCGGGCACTGGCTGCACGCCGAAAAACCGCGAGAATTTGAAGCTTCGGCTCTAAGCTTTCTCGGGGCGTGACCGCAAGGTTAACTCCCTGATATTGCCAGCGTTTGAAAGTGTGGCAGGGCTGTAAATCGGGCAAGTTATCTCGGTGCAGGCCATTTTCACTGTAAATCAAATGACTTATCTTTACCCCTTGCGAAATTGGAGTAAAGATCCCGCGAACCACCGGAGAAGACAACAACATAGCCCGCCGAAGCGGGTTCACTAAAATGACGATTTCTGGAAGGGTCAGGCGGAATTCTTCATCGCGACCACGAAATTCACCTCGACATGGATAGGCGAAAACCCCGCGTATCTACTTCTGTTCGAACGACTGCCTGAAGGACGCGAAGCCATAACCAAAAAGCGCGAGAGCCTATAGCTCGCCAAGCAGCGGGTATCACCGAGGTTTCATTGAATGTAGGTGCCCGACGCCTTACCCGTTGCGGGGTCGATCATCCCCCTCAATGCTGTAGGTGTCCGCATCTTGAATTGGTAAGCTGGACCGCTGCTAAGCTGTTGAATGATGTGCTTCATTCCGGTTTTTCTCCGAATGGGCCTCGAATTGTAGGTAACAGCTACCCTTTTATTCCGTGTTTCCACCAAAATTTTTAGGCATAGTATCAATATCTTAGATGTAATGGCGGTGGAAGCGGAACTGGTAGCCAACCTTCTCTGACCTGTGCCCGGCGAAGAAAAGTGGAGAAGCCTCACCTATGCCTCTGACTTGTATATCATTTCTTCCCACACCCGATTCCATTGCGAAAAAGCGAACTTCATGCACCGGTGTCCGTACATCGTGATTCGATGAGCGATTGAAGTATGAATAGCGATCTGGTCAGGCGGCAACCGGGCGCGGGCTAGATCCAAGCCAGTCCAGCACGGCCACGGAAGAATCCGCCAACTCCGCGGCCAACCCTGCCGAAAAGCTCTCGAATGCGGGCCGGTTCATATCATTGACGCCGACTATCACGGGCACATCCCGCTCCAATGCGGACACGATGACCGGGTGGAAGCCGCGTCCAGTGGCCTCCTGCTTGCCGAAACGATTAAGGATCAGAAGATCCGGCGCAATGCAGCTGTCTGCCAGGTCCCTGCCAACGGCCATCGCCGCGGTCTCGATAGCGGATCCATCCAAACGGCATCCGGTAGAGCCCCCACCCAGTTTCTGGCTGATGTTAAGGCGCGCTCCGGTCGCGAGATTGATCAGGTCCATGTCGCAGGCGTGGCGATCAGCGGCGACGCAAGGTTCAGGCAAGACACCGATAAGCCGACGCCCCTGTCCACCAAGAGTAGCGGCAATTGCGCGCAAGGTGTTGTCGGCGCCACCACGCGATTGAACCCGGATGAAAGCGATGTTCAATTTCGTTTCCCAATTGAGCTCCCTGTCGCCAGCTGTTTGCGGGCGGCAGGGAGATGATTTAACCGATGATCGGTCGAGGCTTTAGCGACATCTCGAGGAAATTGTCCTTATACGCACTCTCGCCAACCTTGCGCAGAACACCACGGCCAAGCTTGTAGCGGTAGTTGCCGGTCACCGGGTCAGGCACCGCGTGACACACCGAGTTCGCCATGGAGCCGGGGTAGTTGAAAGCCGCCTTGGCAACGCCGGGGCGCATCTCGTCCGAGACAATAGCGACGGCGACGAACTGACCCGTAGTGGTCTTGATGTGACCGTTTTCCATAAGCTTGGCGAAGCTCAAATCGTCCGCTTTTACACCGACAGGTTCACCCGATTGCACATACACCGTGTCGTTGAACCCCTCGACCAAATCTCCCGACTCGATACCTTGAGGGGCCGCGTCATCCGGGTGGATAACGATATGTGGCCAGGGCCAGCGCTTGGCCAGATAGGGCTTGCGAAGATCATCGAAGCCCGACTGCCAGACCTCGTTGACGCGGCCGTTGGTGATCCAGATCTCACCTTTTTCGGCACGGGGTTTGATGGCCTCATAGAAGTCCGACCAGCTGTCATTCACCCATGGCGTCTT contains the following coding sequences:
- a CDS encoding propionyl-CoA synthetase, which translates into the protein MAYKDVYAAWQADPEAFWMDAAKAISWDKPPSKALFDENAPLYEWFSDGLVNTCYNAVDRHVENGRGDQVAIIYDSPITGRQAKITFADLRNRVAALAGALKAKGVEKGDRVIIYMPMVPEALMAMLAVTRIGAVHSVVFGGFASNELAVRIDDAKPKAIIAASCGIEPGRVIAYKPLLDGAIDIATQKPKFTVILQREEATADLTDGRDYDWTELEASAEPADCLPVEGNHPAYILYTSGTTGQPKGVIRHTGGHLVALNWTMKNIYNVDPGDVFWAASDVGWVVGHSYITYGPLIHGNTTIVFEGKPVGTPDAGTFWRVISEHKVKSFFTAPTAFRAVKREDPKGEFVRKYDLSCLKQVYLAGERADPDTIVWAQEQLKVPVIDHWWQTETGYAIAANPLGIEELPVKLGSPSVPMPGYDVQILDEGGHPVAAGELGAIAIKLPLPPGTLPSLWNAEDRFKSSYLNTFPGYYETGDAGYKDEDGYLYIMARTDDVINVAGHRLSTGAMEEVLASHPDVAECAVIGVTDQLKGQLPLGMICLNAGTDRPEEDVTAECVRLVREKIGPVAAFKLCIVVDRLPKTRSGKILRATMVSIADGKDYKMPATIDDPAILNEIQEALQSLGYAD
- a CDS encoding sigma-54-dependent transcriptional regulator, with protein sequence MAIEERGNPGATGLFNTDANARSPVVMVLAPPALNDLCPATVFKSLDCEIRYANSIAEAKIIAEDDIVDIALLPLDVNGRSVLPLIRDLIKRNAEQAIIVVSKSNQINDAAEAMRLGALDCIFVPFTHNRLEKTVSQVLQKIGGIRKAQDGTIAISKPRARLAPAHKAGSGHAAHADPHWIRHGMVLSDLSMNPVLHALDTIASSDAPIYIQGETGTGKELLARALHAESNRSAGPFVVVDCARLEPDTLTHQVFADGRNGSKGTASTADGGTLFLDEIARTDLRVQEQLMRFLENGDIAPLGALDAAKVDARIICASSEDTRAEIKAGRLREDLYYRLHVVPITLPALRDRGEDILVIANTKLVQTARQEGRRFRGFTPGAAGILVSHPWPGNIRQLVNVIWNIVLHHDGDLVTADMLPVDLLAGLPDPDNSAGLQATLADTGLLGRPLAEIERIVIEETIRAQGGSIPRAAQVLDVSPSTIYRKREHWTQK
- a CDS encoding NAD kinase, with the translated sequence MAAERRGNFWHFAETCVSFGNHGTRMGNPNMSQNIAFVASNAQIAKTAKEELVARYGNKDVKDADVIVALGGDGFMLQTLHETQALTAPVYGMNCGTVGFLMNEYSTDDLVERLIAAEEEVINPLAMRAEGADGSVHKALAINEVSLLRAGPQAAKLQISVDGRVRLPELVCDGALLCTAAGSTAYNYSAHGPILPIGSDVLALTAMAAFRPRRWRGALLPKNAVVRFDVMEHEKRPVMADADGRSVRDVVSVEIKSDKEIAHRILFDPGHGLEERLIREQFV
- the glyA gene encoding serine hydroxymethyltransferase, whose product is MTATRDQGFFTESLASRDPELYRSITDELGRQRDEIELIASENIVSAAVMEAQGSVLTNKYAEGYPGRRYYGGCQYVDMAENLAIDRAKKLFDCEFANVQPNSGSQANQGAFMAMIQPGDTILGMNLASGGHLTHGAAPNQSGKWFNAVQYGVRKQDNLIDYDEVQALATEHKPKLIIAGGSAIPRQIDFARFREIADSVGAFLLVDMAHFAGLVAAGEHPSPFPYADVATTTTHKTLRGPRGGMILTNREDLAKKINSAIFPGIQGGPLMHVIAAKAVAFGEALRPEFKEYQKQVRANAVALADQLMKGGLDIVTGGTDTHVMLVDLRPKGVTGNIVDKALGRAHITCNKNGIPFDPEKPTVTSGIRLGTPAGTTRGFGEAEFREIADLIVEVVDGLAANGADGNADVEAAVKAKVAALCARFPLYPNL
- a CDS encoding alpha/beta fold hydrolase, with translation MLEMQTYGTDTVHPPVLIAHGLFGSARNWGVIAKRMSATRRVVCVDMRNHGQSPWTQSHSYPDLATDLAEVVSALGGTVDIIGHSMGGKAAMVFALSRPGMVRRLLVADIAPVGYSHSQQSMITAMRSIDLSQIETRGDADRQLARAVDEASVRAFLLQSLDVKAREWRLNLDVLERDMDLIVGFPDVSGQFTGATLFLSGGLSDYVLPDHRPIIKKLFPTARHAKIPQTGHWLHAEKPREFEASALSFLGA
- a CDS encoding DUF2478 domain-containing protein — its product is MNIAFIRVQSRGGADNTLRAIAATLGGQGRRLIGVLPEPCVAADRHACDMDLINLATGARLNISQKLGGGSTGCRLDGSAIETAAMAVGRDLADSCIAPDLLILNRFGKQEATGRGFHPVIVSALERDVPVIVGVNDMNRPAFESFSAGLAAELADSSVAVLDWLGSSPRPVAA